Proteins found in one Salvelinus alpinus chromosome 11, SLU_Salpinus.1, whole genome shotgun sequence genomic segment:
- the LOC139534821 gene encoding high affinity immunoglobulin gamma Fc receptor I-like — protein sequence MGKRTELLICVISFITDKPQSVLIVSPQWLNPGDSVTLSCGVKESSTGWRFFWYRTVPYTAGLLSLSDTSYSVELLSGSGTSEDSYTLIPAGPSHTGGFVCRAGRGDPVYDTLYSEPQFLWSGDPQPSVSFKIRPNRTQHFTSTSPSLNCEEKRNSTGWRLKRYREKAGESECVSNWGSKAGSTCTIRSTRKKDSGVYWCESGSGEYSNAVNITVDVGTLILESLPYPITEGESMTLSCTNIYQETNPNPKVDFYKDGVLIRNDTTGDMTILAVSKSDEGSNKCKSNEGESPESWVTVRGVTLGPSTSVLVGVVVGLVVPGVLLAILLVLLCRYKKAGGSCCNRIFWPPQPQRTNLDPQQDQGSTQGQAPEAGYTRLQHGQSLSPDHCHSPLCNFTY from the exons atggggaaaagg ACTGAACTTTTGATTTGTGTCATTTCCTTCATAACAGATAAACCCCAATCTGTCCTGATTGTCTCTCCTCAGTGGCTGAACCCTGGAGACTCAGTTACTCTGAGCTGTGGGGTTAAAGAGTCATCTACAGGCTGGAGGTTCTTCTGGTACCGAACTGTTCCCTACACAGCTGGGTTACTCTCCCTATCGGACACGTCCTACTCTGTAGAGCTTCTATCTGGCAGTGGGACTAGTGAAGACTCCTACACTCTGATCCCTGCTGGTCCTAGTCACACAGGAGGATTTGTGTGTAGAGCTGGGAGAGGAGACCCAGTCTATGACACACTCTACAGTGAACCTCAGTTTCTCTGGTCAGGAG ATCCGCAACCATCAGTGTCTTTCAAAATAAGACCTAACAGAACTCAACACTTTACATCAACGTCTCCCTCACTAAACTGTGAGGAGAAGAGGAACTCTACTGGATGGAGActgaagagatacagagagaaagcagGGGAGTCAGAGTGTGTCTCTAACTGGGGATCAAAAGCAGGGTCCACATGTACCATCAGGTCCACACGTAAAAAGGACAGTGGAGTGTACTGGTGTGAGTCTGGATCAGGAGAGTACagtaatgctgtcaacatcacagTGGATG TTGGCACTCTGATCCTGGAGAGCCTTCCCTATCCCATAACTGAGGGAGAGTCTATGACTCTCAGCTGTACAAATATATATCAGGAAACAAACCCGAACCCCAAGGTTGATTTCTACAAAGATGGAGTACTCATCAGGAATGATACCACAGGAGATATGACCATCCTTGCAGTTTCCAAGTCAGATGAAGGCTCCAACAAGTGTAAATCTAATGAAGGAGAATCACCAGAGAGCTGGGTGACAGTGAGAG GCGTAACTCTTGGACCCTCTACATCAGTCCTAGTAGGAGTGGTTGTGGGCCTGGTTGTTCCTGGTGTTCTACTGGCCATTCTCCTGGTACTGCTGTGTCGATATAAAAAAGCCGGAG GTTCCTGTTGCAACAGAATATTCTG gccCCCCCAGCCCCAGAGGACCAACCTGGACCCCCAACAGGACCAAGGATCTACCCAGGGCCAGGCACCTGAAGCTGGGTATACACGTCTGCAGCATGGTCAGTCTCTCAGCCCAGACCACTGTcactctcctctctgtaacttCACATACTGA